In the Mya arenaria isolate MELC-2E11 chromosome 11, ASM2691426v1 genome, one interval contains:
- the LOC128208063 gene encoding histamine H2 receptor-like, whose product MPKNVLIIMTITQTISLTDNFNSSSVYKTDNMSSPDNLKELVQESTLFTTLHGYKVTFAMLVIGLVMAILGSVIILLNSVLLHTLAKCRHRLDVTDRFIRSLAISDLIIGILLLYNTVYNILNFQNRYECLSRMGLIHAMMINSTGHISLLTINRFIKVIQPLRYLQIFKKWRIILLSVSVWCVSLIIGSLPLLGWNKTFEPEAFDDNQITVCRYFGIMQPGYIILNICLFWLPLMLMAVMYTKMCQITLRHQRAIVAQVRSIQRTQPQVHVHEGNSWRFTKTVLTVVGAYFFCWLPAGTYFIIQISGGVDHLSYETQGNILTFVTGFGFFNSALNPLIYATKIPSVKRRFQKFFCCRKPRRDFSVAIYSCDNVEALSSQRKGSLECERT is encoded by the exons atgccAAAGAACGTACTTATAATCATGACTATAACACAAACTATAAGTTTGACAGATAATTTCAACAGTTCATCAGTATACAAAACAGACAATATGTCGAGTCCGGACAATCTGAAAGAGCTTGTGCAGGAATCCACACTGTTCACAACCCTCCATGGATATAAAGTGACATTTGCGATGTTGGTGATCGGATTAGTGATGGCCATTCTTGGATCAGTGATCATTTTACTAAACAGCGTTCTTTTACACACATTAGCCAAGTGTCGACACAGACTTGACGTCACTGACAGGTTTATTAGAAGCTTGGCAATCAGCGATCTGATCATTGGCATATTATTGCTTTATAACACTgtgtacaatattttaaactttcaaaatcGTTATGAATGCTTGTCACGTATGGGACTTATCCACGCTATGATGATCAACTCCACAGGACATATTTCATTGCTCACAATAAACCGATTTATCAAAGTCATACAACCTCTTAGATATTTACAAATTTTTAAAAAGTGGCGGATAATACTGCTGTCAGTTAGTGTATGGTGTGTTTCATTAATAATCGGCTCTCTACCTCTGCTGGGCTGGAATAAGACTTTCGAACCAGAAGCCTTTGACGACAATCAAATCACAGTGTGTCGCTACTTTGGTATAATGCAGCCAGGTTACATTATACTTAATATTTGCCTCTTCTGGCTGCCACTGATGTTGATGGCAGTTATGTATACCAAAATGTGCCAGATCACCCTCCGACACCAGCGGGCAATCGTTGCCCAGGTGAGGTCAATCCAGAGGACCCAAccacaagtacatgtacatgaggGCAACTCCTGGAGGTTTACCAAAACAGTATTAACCGTGGTCGGGGCCTACTTCTTTTGCTGGCTACCAGCTG GaacttattttatcatacaaATATCCGGAGGAGTTGATCACCTTTCATACGAAACTCAAGGGAACATCCTCACATTCGTTACCGGGTTCGGATTTTTCAACAGTGCCCTTAACCCCCTCATTTACGCCACAAAAATTCCTTCAGTGAAACGACGGTTTCAAAAATTCTTTTGCTGTCGCAAGCCTCGGAGAGACTTCAGTGTCGCTATTTACAGTTGTGACAATGTGGAAGCATTATCCAGTCAACGGAAGGGCTCCCTTGAGTGTGAACGAACGTGA